The following proteins are co-located in the Vigna unguiculata cultivar IT97K-499-35 chromosome 9, ASM411807v1, whole genome shotgun sequence genome:
- the LOC114162327 gene encoding nucleotide-sugar uncharacterized transporter 1-like translates to MFSFFIRKGVRKILKRKDSDAGEKGRALEDLRASLFNQFRSSEGAKRQQQRICGPAVALSFNFLVAVGIIFMNKMVLQTVKFKFPILLTLIHYLVSWFFMALLKAFSLLPASPPSKSTPLSTLFTLGFVMSLSTGLANVSLKYNSIGFYQMAKIAVTPSIVLAEFVLYRKKVSFPKALALTVVSIGVAVATVTDLQFHVFGACVALAWIVPSAVNKILWSRLQQQENWTALSLMWKTTPITLIFLAAMLPCLDPPGVLSFDWNLSNSLIIFASAILGFLLQWSGALALGATSAISHVVLGQFKTCVLLLGNYYLFGSNPGKISICGAFTAIAGMSIYTYLNMRQQSNKTSPRQASILPKSKLSKENGSTHDGHYGAESV, encoded by the exons ATGTTTAGCTTCTTCATCAGGAAAGGCGTCAGAAAGATCCTTAAACGCAAAGACAGCGATGCTGGCGAAAAAg GAAGAGCGTTGGAAGATTTGAGAGCTTCTCTTTTTAACCAATTCCGTTCCTCCGAAGGCGCAAAGCGTCAACAGCAACGCATATGTGGTCCAGCTGTAGCACTTTCCTTCAATTTTCTGGTTGCAGTTGGTATTATTTTCATGAACAAAATG GTGCTTCAAACTGTTAAATTCAAATTTCCTATACTTCTTACACTAATTCACTATTTAGTGAGCTGGTTCTTCATGGCATTACTAAAAGCATTTTCTCTCCTTCCGGCTTCTCCTCCCTCAAAATCAACTCCATTATCTACTTTATTTACTCTTGGATTTGTTATGTCTCTATCCACAGGCTTAGCTAATGTCAGCTTGAAGTACAATAG CATTGGTTTCTATCAGATGGCAAAGATTGCAGTGACACCATCAATAGTTTTGGCAGAATTTGTACTGTATAGGAAGAAAGTTTCTTTCCCGAAG GCATTAGCTTTAACGGTGGTCTCTATTGGTGTTGCTGTGGCAACTGTGACTGATCTGCAGTTCCATGTATTTGGTGCTTGTGTAGCATTGGCATGGATTGTTCCAAGTGCTGTAAACAAAATCTTGTGGTCTAGATTGCAGCAGCAAGAGAACTGGACTGCTTTGTC GCTAATGTGGAAAACCACACCCATTACTTTGATTTTCCTGGCTGCTATGTTACCCTGCTTAGACCCACCAGGTGTTCTTTCCTTTGACTGGAACTTGAGCAATAGTTTGATAATTTTTGCATCAGCTATCCTTGGATTCTTGCTTCAGTGGTCTGGTGCTTTAGCACTTGG GGCTACATCTGCCATCTCCCACGTTGTTCTTGGACAATTCAAGACCTGTGTCCTCCTTCTAGGAAACTATTATCTCTTTGGATCCAATCCTGGGAAAATCAGTATCTGTGGCGCATTCACAGCTATTGCTGGTATGTCTATTTACACTTATCTTAATATGAGGCAACAATCAAACAAGACATCACCTCGACAGGCTTCCATTTTACCAAAATCTAAACTCAGCAAAGAAAATGGCAGCACCCATGATGGACACTATGGGGCAGAATCTGTCTAA